One Vicinamibacteria bacterium genomic window, CGCCGCGGTTGGCCTCGTCGCTGCGGTCGACCGCCACCCGGGAGCCATCGGGTGAAAGGCGTGGGAAATAGTAGTTGCCGGGCGGACCGACCGTTCCCAGCTCTTCCCCGCCCCGCGAGAAGCGAACGAGCTCGCTTCCGAGGAGGAGTCCCCCCTCGTGGTACACCAGGGTCGTTCCCGAGAGGCTGAAGGCGCCTCGTCCCCAGCTCGGGTCAAACTCCACCTCGGCGGCGAGCACGCGCGGCTCCCCGTCCACGACGAGGCGTCCGGGGTCGAAGCGCTGCTCCCGAAGGTTCCCGTCTTCCCACCAGACCAGATGTCCCGAGAGGGCGTACACCGCGTTCGAGTTGATTCGCAGGACCTCTCGCTCGAGAGCTCCGTCGAGCGACCCGACGCGGAGTTGGGGCGATGTGCCGGCGTAGTTGCGAGCCAGAAAAAGGAAGCGCCCGTCGTCGGGGAGGAAGGAGGGCAGCACCCGCTCCACGGCTTCCCCGTCCGGAAACACAACTTCGGGGACACCTCCGCGGGCCAGTACTCGCTTGAGCTCAACCTCGGTCCCGCGCCCGCCGAACACGATCTCGCCTTGCGAGCTCCAGGATCCGGATCCCAACTCCGTGGGGTGGTCGGTGACGTTCTCCACGAGTCCGCTCTGTAGGTCGATCCTCTTCAGCTTCCCGTTCGCGAAGAAGCCCACCTGACGCCCGTCGGGCGACCAGAAAGGACTGTGTCCCTCCTCCGTACCGGCGAGCTTCTGCGCCGCCGAGCTCGCCAGGGAGCGCAGCCACAACGCGCGCTCTCCCTCGCCGTCTTCCGCCGCGAACACGAGCTGACGAGCGTCGGGGGAGAGGGCGAAACCCCGTTCGACGAGAAACTCCGCGTTAGGTGGAGGCAGGATCGAAGCGGCCACGGTTTCAGGAGAGGACCGATCGGAGAACGAGCGCAGCCCGATCCACGCGGCAACGCCTGCCGCGGCGAGAGCCACGGTCCAGGGCAGCACCCTCCGCGGCCACGGACTCTCACGCGTACGGTCGGGGGCGAGCGCGTCGTCCTTGTGCGCCTCGGAGAGCTCGATCCGGGCGTCGGCGATGTCGTGAAGGCGCTCC contains:
- a CDS encoding protein kinase, encoding MIGESFSHYRVTGRLGSGGMGDVYRAEDTKLRRPVAIKVLPEAFARDEERMKRFEREAQVLASLNHPNVAAIYGLEDVGSVRALVLELVEGPTLAERIAAGPLSFEDARRIARQIALGLEAAHEKSIVHRDLKPANVKLTVDGDVKILDFGLAKAMEGEAASVDISHSPTMTRAATEAGFLLGTAAYMSPEQAKGKKVDRRTDIWAFGVVLFEMLTGRRLFAGETVSDILAAVLREEPPWQELPPRLSPALRWVLRRCLQKDPRERLHDIADARIELSEAHKDDALAPDRTRESPWPRRVLPWTVALAAAGVAAWIGLRSFSDRSSPETVAASILPPPNAEFLVERGFALSPDARQLVFAAEDGEGERALWLRSLASSAAQKLAGTEEGHSPFWSPDGRQVGFFANGKLKRIDLQSGLVENVTDHPTELGSGSWSSQGEIVFGGRGTEVELKRVLARGGVPEVVFPDGEAVERVLPSFLPDDGRFLFLARNYAGTSPQLRVGSLDGALEREVLRINSNAVYALSGHLVWWEDGNLREQRFDPGRLVVDGEPRVLAAEVEFDPSWGRGAFSLSGTTLVYHEGGLLLGSELVRFSRGGEELGTVGPPGNYYFPRLSPDGSRVAVDRSDEANRG